CGCCTTCCTGCTCAAGGGCGGGGTGTTCACTCAGGACGTAATCGACACGTGGCTGGAGTACAAGCGCCTGGAGATCCCGAAGGTGTCCATGCGCCCCCACCCGTACGAGTTCCACCTCTACTTCGACGCCTGACGGCTTCACGCTTCGGCGTGCACCGCTTCGGGGAGACGCTCATGGGGCCGGGCGCAGTGCCCGGCCCCTTTACGTCGCCCGCCACGAAGGCGTCGTTACCGGAGTGCTCTCAAGAAGACAAAGTTGACATCTGCGTAAGTCATGGCTTACAGTGGCCTCCGGCATGGAGGACGCCCTGCGAGCCATCGCCGAGCCACGGCGGCTCGAGATCCTGCGCCTCATCGCGACGCGGGAGATGCCTTCAGGCGAGATCGCCTCGCACTTCACCGTATCGCGGCCCGCGATCTCGCAGCACCTGCAGGTCCTGAAAGCCGCCGGCCTCGTGTCGGAGCGCCGGCAGGGCACGCGGCGCCTCTACCGGGCGCGGCCAGAGGCGCTGGCGGAGCTGCGGGCCTTTCTCGACAAGTTCTGGGAGTCGAGCCTCGATCGGCTGAAACAGGCCGCGGAGGCCCAGGAGAGGAGGGCCAGCCGTGGCGGGTGAGCGGCCACAGGACGCCGTCGTCAAGGAGGTGCGGATCAGGGCTTCGCCGGAAACGGTGTTCGCCTTCTTCACCGACCCGGCGAAGATGGTCCTCTGGAAGGGTGTCGACGCGATGCTGGACCCGC
Above is a window of Dehalococcoidia bacterium DNA encoding:
- a CDS encoding metalloregulator ArsR/SmtB family transcription factor; its protein translation is MEDALRAIAEPRRLEILRLIATREMPSGEIASHFTVSRPAISQHLQVLKAAGLVSERRQGTRRLYRARPEALAELRAFLDKFWESSLDRLKQAAEAQERRASRGG